Proteins encoded in a region of the Octopus sinensis linkage group LG8, ASM634580v1, whole genome shotgun sequence genome:
- the LOC115215069 gene encoding splicing regulatory glutamine/lysine-rich protein 1 isoform X7, with translation MAGAAVADCKLNTKVIQVTNVAPGAIKEQMKTLFSFLGRIEEVRMYPSDLECIKFINSESDSQVSARVCYVKFEDPSSVGVALHLTNTVFIDRALIVVPVMDGKIPDETTALQLAPSAIAGMIPGQPTWPSNVVSQMTGQGNGQVITTYDPRLTALGLAQYPPLPGTTDPSKIEEIRRTVYVFNIDSSVTAEQLLAFFSQVGEVKYVRMAGEENMPTRCAFVEFTDQRAVATVLTYNNTMLGGRPIKVSHANSSIVKPVNKNQETAQRELEEAMKKVKEAQSLILAAVEPEITDKKRSRSRSKSKSHRRHSRSRSKSKPKRRTRTRSRSRSRPRPSPKRHSRSRSRRRSVSRGRRSRSRKRSPRRSRSHSRPRHHRTRSSLLFPRSPVEVKTKMRNHNDEWHMQHFRTRHPRSRSRGRKSRSPHRKRSRSRTRRTPPKAYSARRSRTPPRSHEKRSRSRTPSKKSRRSHSRNRPNRNPRRRSTSPPRNRRSRSRSGSRHKSSRSKKKKEPRERSRERSREKESKSKKKHKEHRSDKEEKSSMKTDSTRVTRDYDEEEKGYVSGEGKAEKVYTVANAPTVTEPTIIEGSPERESVVPSSIGDQLASDVNLQQMDMDMSD, from the exons TGAATCTGACTCACAAGTATCAGCTCGAGTATGTTACGTGAAGTTCGAAGACCCAAGCAGTGTTGGTGTAGCCCTTCACTTAACCAATACAGTATTCATCGACAGAGCATTGATAGTTGTGCCAGTAATGGATG GGAAAATTCCAGATGAAACTACCGCTCTGCAGCTTGCACCTTCAGCTATAGCTGGAATGATTCCTGGCCAACCAACGTGGCCTAGTAATGTTGTCAGCCAG ATGACTGGTCAAGGAAATGGACAAGTTATTACCACTTATGATCCTCGTTTGACTGCTCTTGGTTTAGCTCAGTATCCACCTCTTCCAGGAACCACAGACCCCAGCAAAATAGAGGAAATTAGACGAACTGTCTATGTGTTTAATATAGATAGCTCT GTAACTGCTGAACAACTTTTAGCTTTCTTCAGTCAAGTGGGTGAAGTGAAGTATGTCCGTATGGCTGGCGAGGAGAACATGCCAACCCGTTGTGCCTTTGTAGAGTTCACTGACCAGCGAGCGGTTGCTACCGTTCTCACCTATAACAACACCATGTTAGGTGGGCGACCTATCAA ggTTAGCCATGCTAATAGTTCCATTGTGAAACCAGTGAACAAAAACCAAGAAACAGCACAGAGGGAACTGGAGGAAGctatgaaaaaagtaaaagaggccCAGTCTCTTATACTAGCTGCTGTAGAGCCAG AAATCACAGATAAAAAGAGAAGCCGTTCTCGGTCCAAATCAAAAAGCCACAGGCGTCATTCTCGTTCTCGATCTAAGTCCAAACCTAAACGCCGTACAAGGACCCGCTCAAGGTCCCGCTCAAGACCAAGGCCCAGCCCCAAAAGACACTCAAGATCACGTTCTCGACGTCGTTCTGTCTCTAGAGGTCGCCGATCCAGATCAAGGAAAAGGTCTCCTCGTAGGTCAAGATCACATTCCAGGCCTCGTCATCATAGAACTAGAtccag TTTATTATTTCCTAGGTCTCCTGTTGAGGTCAAGACCAAAATGAGAAACCACAATGACGAATGGCACATGCAACATTTTAG gaCACGTCACCCCCGATCTCGTTCTAGGGGAAGAAAATCCAGAAGTCCACATCGCAAAAGATCAAGATCTAGAACAAG ACGTACTCCTCCCAAAGCATACAGTGCCAGACGTTCTCGGACTCCACCTCg TTCTCATGAGAAGAGGAGTCGTAGTAGAACACCAAGCAAAAAATCTCGAAGATCTCACAG TCGCAACCGACCTAATCGCAACCCTAGGCGCCGGTCTACCAGTCCTCCTCGTAATCGACGCTCACGTTCACGTAGTGGTTCCAGACATAAATCATCAAG gagtaagaaaaagaaagaaccgagagaaagaagcagagagagaagtcgtgaaaaagagagtaagagtaagaaaAAACACAAGGAACACCGTAGTGACAAGGAAgagaaatcatccatgaagacaGACAGTACTCGTGTCACTCGTGACTATGATGAAGAGGAAAAGGGCTATGTAAGTGGTGAGGGCAAGGCTGAGAAGGTGTATACTGTTGCCAATGCTCCCACAGTTACTGAACCTACAATCATAGAAGGTAGCCCTGAACGTGAGAGTGTTGTACCATCTAGTATAGGAGACCAGTTAGCTTCAGATGTAAACCTTCAACAAATGGACATGGACATGAGTGACTAG
- the LOC115215069 gene encoding splicing regulatory glutamine/lysine-rich protein 1 isoform X3 produces MAGAAVADCKLNTKVIQVTNVAPGAIKEQMKTLFSFLGRIEEVRMYPSDLECIKFINSESDSQVSARVCYVKFEDPSSVGVALHLTNTVFIDRALIVVPVMDGKIPDETTALQLAPSAIAGMIPGQPTWPSNVVSQMTGQGNGQVITTYDPRLTALGLAQYPPLPGTTDPSKIEEIRRTVYVFNIDSSVTAEQLLAFFSQVGEVKYVRMAGEENMPTRCAFVEFTDQRAVATVLTYNNTMLGGRPIKVSHANSSIVKPVNKNQETAQRELEEAMKKVKEAQSLILAAVEPEITDKKRSRSRSKSKSHRRHSRSRSKSKPKRRTRTRSRSRSRPRPSPKRHSRSRSRRRSVSRGRRSRSRKRSPRRSRSHSRPRHHRTRSSLLFPRSPVEVKTKMRNHNDEWHMQHFRTRHPRSRSRGRKSRSPHRKRSRSRTRRTPPKAYSARRSRTPPRPIKRRSRSRSRQKSPVKKKYISPSPPKLTRECSLPLKDDDKDSSPERKSSSHEKRSRSRTPSKKSRRSHSRNRPNRNPRRRSTSPPRNRRSRSRSGSRHKSSRSKKKKEPRERSRERSREKESKSKKKHKEHRSDKEEKSSMKTDSTRVTRDYDEEEKGYVSGEGKAEKVYTVANAPTVTEPTIIEGSPERESVVPSSIGDQLASDVNLQQMDMDMSD; encoded by the exons TGAATCTGACTCACAAGTATCAGCTCGAGTATGTTACGTGAAGTTCGAAGACCCAAGCAGTGTTGGTGTAGCCCTTCACTTAACCAATACAGTATTCATCGACAGAGCATTGATAGTTGTGCCAGTAATGGATG GGAAAATTCCAGATGAAACTACCGCTCTGCAGCTTGCACCTTCAGCTATAGCTGGAATGATTCCTGGCCAACCAACGTGGCCTAGTAATGTTGTCAGCCAG ATGACTGGTCAAGGAAATGGACAAGTTATTACCACTTATGATCCTCGTTTGACTGCTCTTGGTTTAGCTCAGTATCCACCTCTTCCAGGAACCACAGACCCCAGCAAAATAGAGGAAATTAGACGAACTGTCTATGTGTTTAATATAGATAGCTCT GTAACTGCTGAACAACTTTTAGCTTTCTTCAGTCAAGTGGGTGAAGTGAAGTATGTCCGTATGGCTGGCGAGGAGAACATGCCAACCCGTTGTGCCTTTGTAGAGTTCACTGACCAGCGAGCGGTTGCTACCGTTCTCACCTATAACAACACCATGTTAGGTGGGCGACCTATCAA ggTTAGCCATGCTAATAGTTCCATTGTGAAACCAGTGAACAAAAACCAAGAAACAGCACAGAGGGAACTGGAGGAAGctatgaaaaaagtaaaagaggccCAGTCTCTTATACTAGCTGCTGTAGAGCCAG AAATCACAGATAAAAAGAGAAGCCGTTCTCGGTCCAAATCAAAAAGCCACAGGCGTCATTCTCGTTCTCGATCTAAGTCCAAACCTAAACGCCGTACAAGGACCCGCTCAAGGTCCCGCTCAAGACCAAGGCCCAGCCCCAAAAGACACTCAAGATCACGTTCTCGACGTCGTTCTGTCTCTAGAGGTCGCCGATCCAGATCAAGGAAAAGGTCTCCTCGTAGGTCAAGATCACATTCCAGGCCTCGTCATCATAGAACTAGAtccag TTTATTATTTCCTAGGTCTCCTGTTGAGGTCAAGACCAAAATGAGAAACCACAATGACGAATGGCACATGCAACATTTTAG gaCACGTCACCCCCGATCTCGTTCTAGGGGAAGAAAATCCAGAAGTCCACATCGCAAAAGATCAAGATCTAGAACAAG ACGTACTCCTCCCAAAGCATACAGTGCCAGACGTTCTCGGACTCCACCTCg ACCAATAAAGCGTCGGTCTCGTAGCCGAAGTCGACAAAAGTCACCAGTGAAAAAGAAATACATTAGCCCATCTCCTCCTAAACTTACAAGGGAATGTTCCCTTCCCCTGAAGGATGATGACAAAGACTCCTCTCCAGAAAGAAAATCAAG TTCTCATGAGAAGAGGAGTCGTAGTAGAACACCAAGCAAAAAATCTCGAAGATCTCACAG TCGCAACCGACCTAATCGCAACCCTAGGCGCCGGTCTACCAGTCCTCCTCGTAATCGACGCTCACGTTCACGTAGTGGTTCCAGACATAAATCATCAAG gagtaagaaaaagaaagaaccgagagaaagaagcagagagagaagtcgtgaaaaagagagtaagagtaagaaaAAACACAAGGAACACCGTAGTGACAAGGAAgagaaatcatccatgaagacaGACAGTACTCGTGTCACTCGTGACTATGATGAAGAGGAAAAGGGCTATGTAAGTGGTGAGGGCAAGGCTGAGAAGGTGTATACTGTTGCCAATGCTCCCACAGTTACTGAACCTACAATCATAGAAGGTAGCCCTGAACGTGAGAGTGTTGTACCATCTAGTATAGGAGACCAGTTAGCTTCAGATGTAAACCTTCAACAAATGGACATGGACATGAGTGACTAG